The proteins below are encoded in one region of Deinococcus fonticola:
- the rnr gene encoding ribonuclease R: MPRVKKQDAAPEAKASASSSPKKKKSTSTSADAVNTNEGTFQMEGPESVPAAATPRATKKKTATKTVAVELPAETKKTSRSRKARAEEVSAERVSSEPQVAEEPVALKSRSRTRKTKVAEVPVMESQADLDVAPAQPEVNPESVDRQPQMEALVEATHELAEVIPPRPARKGRKPKAEAIPVAEVGEPIPAPVEATPEPVILEVPRPKATRGRKPKAAKTAEMPADLPGVQSVPVEPETPAPAITHTTITHTTKESFVDSPAAFDEEYTPAPQEAAQPSRRNRKPKRTKETAQAPEPEAVEPEGEELPDANPEQDILIAQLRKLGRPVHVRDLEKTFTRQTLERLGGWRNLTDLLEELVEAGQVIRTRKKTYGLPDAMSLVRGRFQASQAGFGFVIPDSGGEDYYVPADKTMEAWNGDIVLVRMEGRGDTRDNRGGRRGQRGDGNPRASVVRIVQRAYRQLVGTLEFQHGHPILKPDDHRARHRILLLPDGLEELEGGARVVTELFWPETTGEDEVFGQVTRVLGTEDDPFTETEAVIVKYKLRGDFPDDVLAQAEAVPVEIPEEALVGRLDLRDFNIFTVDGRDAKDFDDAIHIQPVPDGNFVVGVHIADVSHYVKEGTPLDQEAYARATSVYLPGRVLPMLPEHLSNGVCSLVPHQDRLTMTALVELSPEGDILDVKLAPSVINSKARLTYDEVQAYSEATATLPEHARHLEGDLHLLLKITTKLRQKRLREGSLDFKLREVKVDVGPDGRMELIPIREETARGMIEDLMLLANKVVAQFLLQREVPTLFRIHEEPTLQRFQDVSQAIGRLGFAFPGGEPTPQAYQAVLKQVRGTHRESVVNTLLLRSMQQAKYAGENLGHFGLAFDDYLHFTSPIRRYPDLVVHRTLKAVQSGEFKAGNRNLAQFQARLPGMGEHTSDRERAAAEAERDLTKYYQCKWAQEHLGESFQGNVSGVVASGLYVALDNGVEGKLHISHLDDDYYVFIEDAQMLKGRRSGKSFRLGDPVGITIQDVKPLARQIDLVLADPTDPEYKLGQLKAPQEKSMDTDTPVKPRARRREDREAEHREKLQKVQVSAPRKFTLDDPSIQTSPQSGARPSGGGYTRSRSGQGQNRNEQRGGGRGGRQGSPTFGGVSMGEGGQSRSGGGSSRRVITLERPRNEHLRPVNITVQRMYFGDWTTDNLPPDEGPTQARAGRERGYSRHERGEGGGRGWTRGNSDRGAVRHLNGRSGQQGGQQGGGHQGQGSDHRPAPAAAQAQPAQAQATQTNGTASSDDAKRRRRRRGRRNTGSAPTE, from the coding sequence ATGCCAAGAGTGAAAAAGCAGGACGCCGCACCGGAAGCCAAGGCCAGTGCATCGTCCAGTCCGAAAAAGAAAAAGTCGACATCAACTTCGGCAGACGCCGTGAACACCAACGAAGGGACTTTCCAGATGGAAGGGCCTGAAAGTGTGCCCGCGGCGGCGACGCCCAGGGCCACGAAGAAAAAAACGGCTACCAAAACGGTGGCTGTAGAGCTGCCCGCCGAGACGAAGAAAACCAGCCGGAGCCGCAAAGCCAGGGCTGAGGAAGTCAGCGCCGAGCGGGTCAGCAGCGAGCCTCAAGTTGCTGAAGAGCCGGTGGCTCTTAAGAGCCGTTCCAGAACCAGGAAGACGAAAGTAGCTGAAGTTCCCGTGATGGAAAGTCAGGCTGACTTGGACGTGGCTCCTGCCCAGCCGGAAGTGAACCCGGAAAGCGTTGACCGCCAGCCGCAGATGGAAGCGCTCGTGGAGGCGACCCACGAACTTGCAGAGGTCATTCCCCCCAGGCCCGCCAGAAAAGGCCGCAAGCCGAAAGCGGAAGCGATCCCCGTCGCTGAAGTCGGAGAACCGATTCCCGCACCCGTGGAGGCCACACCGGAACCGGTGATTCTTGAGGTTCCCAGGCCGAAAGCCACCCGTGGCCGCAAACCCAAAGCAGCGAAAACGGCGGAAATGCCAGCCGACCTGCCGGGGGTGCAGAGCGTGCCGGTCGAGCCGGAAACCCCGGCGCCGGCGATTACGCACACGACCATTACGCACACGACCAAGGAGTCCTTCGTGGATTCCCCGGCCGCGTTCGACGAGGAGTACACGCCAGCTCCCCAGGAGGCTGCCCAGCCCAGCCGCAGGAACCGCAAGCCCAAACGCACCAAAGAAACCGCTCAGGCGCCTGAACCAGAAGCCGTGGAGCCTGAAGGGGAAGAACTTCCCGACGCGAACCCGGAGCAGGACATCCTGATCGCGCAGTTGCGGAAACTGGGCCGACCTGTTCACGTGCGCGACCTGGAGAAGACTTTCACGCGCCAGACGCTGGAACGCCTGGGTGGGTGGCGAAACCTCACTGACTTGCTGGAAGAGCTGGTCGAGGCCGGTCAGGTCATTCGCACGCGCAAGAAAACCTACGGTCTGCCGGATGCCATGAGTCTGGTACGCGGGCGTTTTCAGGCCTCGCAGGCGGGCTTCGGCTTCGTTATCCCCGACAGTGGCGGCGAGGATTACTACGTCCCGGCCGACAAGACCATGGAAGCGTGGAACGGTGACATCGTGCTGGTGCGCATGGAAGGTCGCGGCGACACACGCGACAACCGTGGCGGACGCCGGGGCCAGAGAGGCGACGGCAACCCGCGGGCCAGTGTGGTTCGGATTGTTCAGCGGGCTTACCGCCAGCTGGTGGGCACGCTGGAATTCCAGCATGGTCACCCGATCCTGAAGCCGGACGACCACCGCGCCCGTCACCGTATTCTGCTGCTGCCCGACGGCCTGGAAGAGCTGGAAGGCGGCGCCCGGGTCGTGACTGAACTGTTCTGGCCGGAAACGACCGGTGAGGACGAGGTGTTTGGCCAGGTGACCCGCGTGCTGGGCACCGAGGATGACCCCTTCACCGAGACGGAAGCCGTCATTGTGAAGTACAAGCTGCGCGGCGACTTTCCGGACGATGTACTGGCGCAGGCTGAAGCGGTGCCGGTCGAGATTCCCGAGGAAGCCCTGGTGGGTCGCCTTGACCTGCGCGACTTCAACATCTTTACCGTGGACGGACGCGACGCCAAGGACTTCGACGACGCCATTCACATTCAGCCGGTGCCGGACGGGAACTTCGTGGTAGGCGTGCACATCGCGGACGTGAGCCACTACGTGAAGGAAGGCACGCCCCTCGATCAGGAAGCGTACGCGCGGGCCACCAGCGTGTACCTGCCGGGCCGTGTGCTGCCCATGCTGCCCGAGCACCTCTCAAACGGCGTGTGTAGCCTGGTGCCCCATCAGGATCGCCTGACCATGACCGCCCTGGTCGAGCTGTCGCCCGAAGGGGACATTCTGGACGTGAAACTTGCGCCCAGCGTGATCAACAGCAAGGCCCGCCTCACCTACGACGAGGTGCAGGCGTACAGCGAAGCCACCGCCACCCTGCCCGAACACGCCCGCCACCTGGAAGGCGACCTGCACCTGCTGCTGAAAATCACCACCAAACTGCGTCAGAAGCGCCTGCGGGAAGGGTCGCTGGACTTCAAACTGCGCGAAGTGAAAGTGGATGTCGGCCCAGACGGGCGCATGGAACTGATCCCCATCCGCGAGGAAACCGCGCGCGGCATGATCGAGGACCTGATGCTGCTGGCGAACAAGGTCGTGGCGCAGTTCCTCTTGCAGCGCGAGGTGCCGACCCTCTTCCGCATTCACGAGGAACCCACCCTGCAGCGCTTTCAGGACGTCAGCCAGGCGATTGGCCGGCTGGGATTCGCCTTCCCTGGCGGGGAGCCTACCCCGCAGGCGTACCAGGCAGTTTTGAAGCAGGTGCGCGGCACCCACCGCGAAAGCGTCGTGAACACGCTGCTGCTGCGTTCCATGCAGCAGGCCAAGTACGCGGGCGAGAACCTGGGCCACTTCGGCCTGGCGTTCGACGACTACCTGCACTTCACGTCGCCCATTCGCCGTTACCCGGATCTGGTGGTGCACCGCACCCTGAAAGCTGTACAAAGCGGCGAATTCAAGGCTGGCAACCGCAACCTGGCTCAGTTTCAGGCGCGGCTCCCCGGCATGGGCGAGCACACGTCCGACCGTGAACGCGCCGCCGCCGAGGCCGAACGCGACCTCACGAAGTACTACCAGTGCAAGTGGGCGCAGGAACACCTGGGCGAGAGTTTCCAGGGGAACGTGTCCGGCGTGGTCGCTTCGGGGCTGTACGTCGCGCTGGACAACGGTGTGGAAGGCAAGCTGCACATCAGCCACCTGGACGATGATTACTACGTGTTTATCGAGGACGCGCAGATGCTCAAGGGCCGCCGCAGCGGCAAGAGCTTCCGTCTGGGCGACCCGGTGGGCATCACCATTCAGGACGTGAAACCCCTGGCCCGCCAGATCGACCTGGTGCTGGCCGACCCCACCGACCCCGAGTACAAGCTGGGCCAACTGAAAGCCCCGCAGGAGAAAAGTATGGATACGGATACCCCCGTGAAACCCCGTGCCCGCCGCCGCGAAGACCGCGAGGCGGAACACCGCGAGAAATTGCAGAAAGTGCAGGTCAGCGCGCCGCGCAAGTTCACGCTGGACGACCCCAGCATTCAAACCAGTCCGCAAAGTGGCGCTCGCCCAAGTGGTGGCGGGTACACCCGCAGCCGCAGCGGACAGGGCCAGAACCGTAACGAGCAGCGTGGCGGTGGCCGGGGCGGCCGCCAGGGCAGCCCGACCTTCGGCGGCGTCAGCATGGGCGAAGGCGGCCAGAGCCGTTCGGGCGGTGGGTCATCTCGCCGGGTCATCACGCTGGAACGCCCCCGCAACGAGCACCTGCGCCCGGTGAACATCACCGTGCAGCGCATGTACTTTGGTGACTGGACGACCGACAACCTGCCCCCGGACGAAGGCCCCACTCAGGCCCGCGCGGGCCGTGAACGCGGGTACAGCCGCCACGAGCGCGGCGAGGGTGGCGGGCGCGGCTGGACTCGCGGCAACAGTGACCGTGGCGCCGTTCGTCACCTGAACGGACGCTCCGGCCAACAGGGGGGCCAACAGGGAGGGGGGCACCAGGGACAGGGCAGCGACCACCGCCCGGCTCCTGCGGCCGCACAAGCTCAGCCTGCCCAGGCTCAAGCCACCCAGACGAACGGAACCGCCAGCAGTGACGATGCCAAACGTCGCCGCCGCCGCCGGGGACGCCGCAACACCGGAAGCGCCCCCACCGAGTAA